A stretch of the Trichocoleus sp. FACHB-46 genome encodes the following:
- a CDS encoding succinate dehydrogenase/fumarate reductase iron-sulfur subunit: protein MQVLFKVDRQSQNAPAWVQTYTLDVDPGMTILDCLNRIKWEQDGSLAFRKNCRNTICGSCSMRINGRSALACKENVGHELARLQQIASTAALNSQPAESLPEITIAPMGNMPVVKDLVVDMQSFWSNLKAVDPYVSTAARQVPEREFLQTPAERSRLNQTGNCILCGACYSECNARTVNPDFVGPHALAKAYRTLADSRDVKTAERLEQYNQGTEGVWGCTRCFFCNSVCPMDVAPMDQIGNIKREILANPSVEDSRPIRHRRTLVDLVKQGGWVDERQFGLRVVTNSFRDLRGLVTMGKLGLRMVQRGKFPFTFHASAGAPQVRSLIESVQNLAVESKQVNSQP from the coding sequence ATGCAAGTTCTCTTTAAAGTAGACCGACAGAGCCAAAATGCTCCAGCTTGGGTGCAGACTTACACTCTTGATGTTGATCCTGGCATGACAATTCTTGATTGCTTAAATCGCATCAAATGGGAGCAAGACGGTAGTTTAGCTTTTCGGAAAAACTGTCGCAATACAATTTGTGGCAGTTGCTCAATGCGAATTAATGGCCGTTCCGCATTGGCTTGTAAAGAAAATGTGGGTCATGAATTAGCTCGACTGCAACAAATTGCCAGTACAGCAGCATTAAACTCCCAGCCTGCTGAGAGTTTGCCAGAAATTACGATCGCGCCGATGGGCAACATGCCTGTGGTGAAAGATTTAGTGGTCGATATGCAGAGCTTTTGGAGCAATTTGAAAGCTGTCGATCCCTACGTCAGTACTGCGGCTCGGCAAGTCCCAGAACGGGAGTTTTTGCAGACCCCGGCTGAGCGATCGCGCCTCAACCAAACGGGCAACTGCATTCTCTGTGGCGCTTGTTATTCCGAATGCAATGCCCGCACCGTCAATCCTGATTTTGTCGGCCCCCACGCCTTAGCCAAGGCTTACCGCACCCTGGCAGACTCTCGCGACGTCAAGACCGCTGAGCGCCTTGAACAATACAATCAGGGGACAGAGGGCGTGTGGGGCTGTACTCGCTGCTTTTTCTGCAACTCGGTTTGCCCGATGGACGTGGCTCCAATGGACCAGATTGGGAACATCAAGCGAGAGATTCTAGCCAACCCTTCTGTAGAAGATAGCCGCCCAATTCGGCACCGTCGCACCTTGGTTGATTTGGTGAAGCAAGGAGGCTGGGTAGATGAGCGCCAATTTGGTCTGCGGGTCGTAACCAACTCCTTCCGGGATCTCCGAGGTTTAGTCACGATGGGGAAACTGGGTTTGCGGATGGTGCAGCGAGGCAAGTTCCCCTTTACGTTCCACGCTTCTGCTGGGGCTCCCCAAGTGCGATCGCTGATTGAGTCAGTGCAAAATTTAGCGGTAGAGTCAAAGCAGGTTAATTCCCAGCCTTAA
- a CDS encoding chlorophyll a/b-binding protein, producing MNETTSTPPQPTAPQATLGADNRFEPAFGWTFYAEQINGRFAMIGFVALLILEFFTHQDFWTWLGLR from the coding sequence ATGAACGAAACAACTTCTACTCCCCCCCAGCCTACGGCCCCCCAAGCCACCCTAGGCGCTGACAACCGCTTTGAGCCTGCCTTCGGCTGGACCTTCTATGCGGAGCAAATCAACGGGCGATTTGCCATGATCGGCTTTGTCGCCTTGCTAATTCTGGAATTCTTTACGCATCAAGATTTTTGGACTTGGTTGGGCTTGCGATGA
- a CDS encoding chloride channel protein has translation MPFQRRSTGATKPYWAVPWLAQLSERNPLTMSRWVLLWMTVGAAGGLFAALYWNVLELLTHALEVFTGPVLLFIMPLAGLLIGLVIYWLGNPGEIAVIVDNIHFQGGRLDMRRNPAMILSSLLSIASGGSAGPEAPLVQVTGSVGTWLGDRWQLQGENLRTMSLVGMASGFTALFGAPLGGAMFALEILHHQHVAEYYEAVLPAIVASCASYIVFAGITHLGLAPTWEFPQYNLDQIDDFALAILYGAIGAAAGWLLITIFRLCDQFFARFGGPIYVRTTIAGLGLGAIATLFPLTRFFGHHELSVVITTEFTATALLALACAKMAAISITVTGGWRGGFIIPIFFTGTCIGKAIALLVPGVNPVLAMICTMAGMNAAVTRTPVSTTILLAKLTGVSTLTPVLFASLIGFFLAPKVPLIASQLKTNREELAHP, from the coding sequence GTGCCATTTCAGCGGCGATCGACAGGGGCAACCAAGCCATATTGGGCAGTACCTTGGCTGGCTCAACTGAGTGAGCGCAACCCCCTGACCATGTCTCGCTGGGTACTGCTATGGATGACAGTGGGTGCGGCTGGGGGCCTCTTTGCGGCACTCTACTGGAATGTTTTAGAACTCCTGACCCATGCCCTAGAGGTCTTCACAGGTCCCGTGCTTCTGTTCATCATGCCTCTGGCGGGTTTGCTAATTGGTTTGGTGATTTACTGGCTAGGGAATCCAGGTGAAATTGCTGTGATTGTGGACAATATTCACTTTCAAGGCGGACGCCTGGATATGCGCCGTAATCCTGCCATGATCTTGTCTTCTCTCTTAAGCATTGCCAGCGGGGGGAGTGCGGGTCCAGAAGCTCCGCTAGTGCAAGTAACTGGGTCAGTCGGGACGTGGCTGGGCGATCGCTGGCAGCTACAAGGCGAAAACCTCCGCACCATGAGCTTAGTTGGCATGGCCTCTGGCTTTACTGCTTTATTCGGTGCGCCTCTGGGTGGTGCCATGTTTGCCCTAGAAATCTTGCATCATCAACACGTGGCGGAGTATTACGAAGCGGTTTTACCAGCGATCGTGGCTAGTTGCGCTAGCTACATTGTGTTTGCCGGGATTACCCATTTAGGCTTGGCCCCAACTTGGGAGTTTCCCCAGTACAACCTGGACCAAATTGACGATTTTGCTTTAGCCATTTTGTATGGCGCTATTGGCGCAGCAGCAGGATGGCTGCTAATCACCATTTTTCGGCTGTGTGACCAGTTCTTTGCCCGCTTCGGAGGACCGATCTACGTCCGCACGACTATTGCAGGTTTGGGACTGGGTGCGATCGCCACTTTGTTTCCCCTCACCCGCTTCTTTGGCCACCACGAACTCAGTGTCGTCATCACCACTGAATTCACCGCAACAGCCCTTTTAGCCTTAGCCTGCGCCAAAATGGCCGCTATTAGCATTACAGTCACAGGAGGCTGGCGGGGCGGCTTCATTATCCCTATTTTCTTTACGGGCACCTGTATTGGCAAAGCGATCGCCCTGTTAGTTCCAGGTGTCAATCCAGTTTTAGCCATGATTTGTACGATGGCAGGCATGAATGCAGCTGTCACTCGCACCCCGGTCAGTACTACGATCTTGTTGGCAAAATTAACCGGAGTTAGCACCTTGACCCCGGTGTTATTTGCTAGTCTGATCGGCTTTTTCTTAGCTCCTAAGGTTCCTTTGATTGCCTCACAACTCAAAACCAATCGTGAGGAGTTAGCCCATCCCTAA
- a CDS encoding Ycf66 family protein, translating into MVNVGLSWSSMVGIALAIAGAALYFLRSVRPGLARDHDIFFAAVGLLCGGILFFQGWRQDPILQFGQFLLAGTTIFFAVESIRLRGVATEQAKRSTPIVDDERPVSRVYQAELDDVTQFDEEWANRRRIRGSRDSYATREDEYEEDLPRRQPIRPSRDERLGPGERSRRPRPRPESRPVEDSDISDASVDLDDRPARRPTRPNSNGSSRPANRDTNGGPKTRRPRPPQNSGASRRSNVDAEPSDYVDYQPINFPDDEGDNSSNFD; encoded by the coding sequence ATGGTAAACGTCGGACTTAGCTGGAGCAGCATGGTGGGCATTGCTCTTGCTATCGCTGGAGCAGCGCTTTATTTTCTGCGCTCAGTACGTCCAGGTCTAGCCCGCGATCATGATATTTTCTTTGCCGCCGTGGGGCTCCTTTGCGGTGGTATTCTCTTTTTCCAGGGCTGGCGACAAGACCCAATTCTACAATTTGGTCAGTTTTTATTAGCCGGGACAACCATTTTCTTTGCTGTAGAGAGCATTCGGTTACGGGGTGTTGCGACTGAGCAAGCGAAACGCAGTACTCCGATTGTGGATGATGAGCGACCCGTGAGTCGGGTGTATCAAGCTGAGTTGGATGACGTAACGCAATTCGACGAAGAGTGGGCCAATCGGCGGCGCATTCGCGGCTCTAGAGACAGCTATGCGACCCGTGAAGATGAGTACGAAGAGGATCTGCCTCGTCGTCAACCCATTCGTCCTAGCCGAGATGAGAGACTGGGTCCCGGAGAGCGTTCCCGAAGACCTCGCCCTCGTCCAGAAAGCCGACCCGTTGAAGACAGCGACATTTCAGACGCTTCAGTAGATTTGGATGATCGCCCTGCTAGAAGGCCAACGCGCCCCAACAGTAACGGCTCCTCTCGTCCTGCCAATCGAGATACCAATGGGGGTCCAAAAACTCGTAGACCTCGTCCTCCGCAAAATTCGGGTGCTTCAAGACGCTCGAACGTAGACGCGGAGCCGAGCGATTATGTAGATTACCAACCCATTAACTTCCCAGATGATGAGGGAGATAACTCCTCTAACTTCGATTAA
- the psbX gene encoding photosystem II reaction center X protein yields the protein MTPSLANFLWSLVWGAAIVVIPATVGLIVISQKDKIQRS from the coding sequence ATGACTCCTTCACTCGCTAATTTCTTATGGAGCCTGGTTTGGGGTGCTGCCATCGTAGTCATTCCCGCGACCGTAGGGCTGATCGTCATCAGCCAGAAAGATAAAATTCAGCGCTCTTAA
- a CDS encoding YggT family protein gives MTSAALATWTLGPLLGLMIFLFIFRIVLTWYPQVNLNQFPFNVVAWPTEPFLLPLRKLVPPIGGVDITPIIWVGIFSLLREILLGQQGLVTMLLH, from the coding sequence ATGACTTCTGCTGCACTTGCCACCTGGACGCTTGGCCCTTTATTGGGGTTAATGATCTTTTTATTTATCTTTCGGATTGTTCTAACTTGGTATCCCCAAGTTAATTTGAACCAATTTCCCTTCAATGTAGTGGCTTGGCCCACCGAGCCTTTCCTGCTGCCTTTGAGAAAGCTTGTGCCCCCAATTGGGGGAGTAGATATTACCCCGATTATTTGGGTGGGAATTTTTAGCTTGCTGCGCGAAATCTTATTGGGCCAGCAAGGACTCGTGACCATGCTGCTGCACTAG
- the accC gene encoding acetyl-CoA carboxylase biotin carboxylase subunit — translation MLFSKILIANRGEIALRILRTCEEMGIATVAVHSTVDRHALHVQLADEAVCIGEPPSGKSYLNIPNIIAAALTRNATAIHPGYGFLAENARFAEICADHQIAFIGPSPEAIRLMGDKSTAKETAQRAGVPTVPGSDGLLTDDQEALAIARKIGYPVMIKATAGGGGRGMRLVLEESELNKLFMAAQGEAEAAFGNGGVYLEKFIERPRHIEFQILADSSGNVIHLGERDCSIQRRHQKLLEEAPSPALSQELREKMGAAAVRVAQSINYVGAGTVEFLLDQTGNFYFMEMNTRIQVEHPVTEMITGLDLIAEQIRIAQGEKLRLTQEQVVLKGHAIECRVNAEDPDFNFRPSPGRISGYLPPGGPGVRMDSHVYTDYDIPPYYDSLIGKLIVWAPDRPSAIRRMKRALRECAVTGLPTTIGFHQRILETPEFNRGEVYTNFVLDVMQNSK, via the coding sequence ATGCTTTTTTCAAAAATTCTGATTGCAAATCGAGGGGAAATCGCCCTCCGCATTCTCCGGACTTGTGAAGAAATGGGGATTGCGACAGTTGCGGTTCACTCTACGGTTGATCGCCATGCGCTCCATGTGCAGTTAGCAGATGAAGCTGTTTGCATTGGCGAACCACCCAGTGGCAAAAGTTACCTAAACATCCCCAATATCATTGCGGCAGCTTTGACTCGAAATGCCACCGCCATCCACCCAGGCTATGGCTTTTTAGCAGAGAACGCCCGCTTTGCGGAGATCTGCGCGGATCACCAAATTGCCTTCATTGGGCCTTCGCCCGAGGCGATTCGTTTGATGGGCGACAAATCTACTGCCAAGGAGACCGCTCAGCGCGCTGGTGTACCTACGGTTCCAGGTAGCGATGGACTTCTGACAGATGACCAAGAAGCTTTAGCGATCGCTCGCAAAATTGGCTATCCCGTCATGATCAAGGCGACTGCCGGAGGTGGCGGTCGGGGGATGCGACTAGTTCTTGAGGAAAGCGAGCTGAACAAACTGTTCATGGCTGCCCAAGGTGAAGCTGAGGCAGCCTTCGGTAACGGTGGAGTTTATCTAGAGAAATTTATTGAGCGACCCCGCCATATTGAATTTCAAATTTTGGCTGACAGTTCTGGCAATGTCATCCATTTAGGCGAGCGCGACTGTTCCATTCAGCGCCGCCACCAAAAGTTGTTAGAAGAAGCGCCAAGTCCCGCCCTGAGCCAAGAACTCCGCGAGAAGATGGGAGCGGCAGCGGTTCGGGTAGCTCAATCGATCAATTACGTGGGAGCGGGTACGGTTGAATTTCTCCTAGATCAAACGGGGAATTTCTACTTCATGGAAATGAATACCCGCATTCAGGTAGAGCATCCAGTTACAGAGATGATTACTGGACTCGATTTGATTGCGGAGCAAATTCGCATCGCTCAGGGGGAAAAACTCAGACTGACCCAAGAGCAGGTGGTACTCAAAGGTCATGCGATCGAATGTCGGGTAAACGCAGAAGATCCAGACTTTAACTTCCGCCCCAGTCCAGGTCGCATCAGTGGTTACTTGCCACCAGGGGGACCCGGTGTGCGGATGGATTCGCATGTGTATACAGACTATGACATTCCGCCCTACTACGACTCCTTGATTGGCAAGTTGATTGTTTGGGCACCCGATCGCCCCTCTGCCATTAGACGCATGAAACGGGCATTACGGGAATGCGCTGTGACAGGCCTACCCACTACCATCGGCTTCCATCAGCGAATTTTGGAAACCCCAGAGTTCAACCGAGGCGAGGTTTACACCAACTTTGTGCTTGATGTAATGCAAAACTCAAAGTAA
- a CDS encoding chorismate lyase → MTSTIKPNKSITLPAPWYALDPLWQDEGVGIQQGLPHAQLAPAWQMLLLGDGSPTKHLQLLTGEPTEVDVIDMSLIGMDSDGAPAQIQLIPGPRLRRQVWLRTASGQRLAYAASWWEASHVDEYLQNRSLPIWASLARLRTELYRDVQGVYYGHSAVLESAFEQTGPFWGRHYLFWHHGQPLTLIYEVFSPYLQRYLGAMKLD, encoded by the coding sequence TTGACTTCCACTATTAAACCTAACAAAAGCATTACTCTACCAGCGCCCTGGTACGCTTTAGATCCTCTCTGGCAGGATGAGGGCGTGGGCATTCAACAAGGATTGCCGCATGCTCAGTTAGCTCCTGCTTGGCAGATGCTTTTGTTGGGAGACGGTTCTCCGACCAAACATCTACAGTTGCTAACGGGTGAGCCTACTGAAGTAGATGTGATTGATATGTCCTTGATTGGTATGGACTCAGATGGAGCGCCCGCTCAAATCCAACTGATTCCAGGACCCCGTTTAAGGAGACAAGTTTGGTTGCGCACAGCTTCCGGGCAAAGACTGGCCTATGCGGCTTCTTGGTGGGAGGCGAGCCATGTAGACGAGTATCTGCAAAATCGCTCACTGCCGATTTGGGCGAGTTTGGCCCGCTTACGCACTGAGTTATATCGGGATGTGCAAGGAGTTTATTACGGTCATTCTGCAGTTTTAGAGTCTGCGTTTGAGCAAACGGGGCCTTTTTGGGGACGTCACTATTTGTTCTGGCATCATGGACAGCCGCTAACGCTGATCTATGAGGTGTTTTCGCCTTATTTACAGCGCTATTTGGGAGCGATGAAGCTGGACTAA